TATCCAAAAAGCGCTGAGATTTTTGATTCAGTTGACGAATTCTCGCTAGTGCCTCCGACCTTAACCTCCGACAGAAATGGAGTCTTCGCATGGTTTTGGAGCACTCAATCATCTGTTGCTTCCAGAGACGTCGGTGAGCATCTGAAGTTTATTGTAAATCTTGTCTCACAAGCCCAGCTTCAAATGGCGACGTTAGAAGACATAGGTTGCAAATGTTGGTTGAGCTGCTTCTGGGTCTCCAGTACTGGGAATGGAGGTCCCGGTCTGGAGCCGGATGTAATTGCTAGCTTG
This genomic stretch from Paraburkholderia caffeinilytica harbors:
- a CDS encoding DUF4279 domain-containing protein; amino-acid sequence: MNNPATSACDETFVTLCVYPKSAEIFDSVDEFSLVPPTLTSDRNGVFAWFWSTQSSVASRDVGEHLKFIVNLVSQAQLQMATLEDIGCKCWLSCFWVSSTGNGGPGLEPDVIASLSTLNLPLYFDIYFAEQE